One part of the Vibrio ponticus genome encodes these proteins:
- a CDS encoding replication initiator protein RctB domain-containing protein, with protein MSSEEKILIKAPRSHKDGHLFEVSEAAVDWIEQYQHFKGVTKSIVELLNLISLRGFRSKDGLVSTTELIEATDGQITRAAIQQRLRAAVNVGLFDQIPVKFEEGLAGKTMLHKFVNPNKLISALGATSLVTESVKQTEKKKRSKALAQTQVNKRLLNEYGLNTPPAMKDEADQFVVSPTNWAGIIDQALAPPRTRKNYQKSMVSISGTRAVIETRSSKNIMTVDDLMTLFALFTLTVQYHDHHQHQYQLDAKQTPNKTPLYITDILSLRGKKDSGPARDSIRDSIDRIEFTDFQLHELTGRWLSENMPEGFKSDRFRFIARTITASEEAPTEGADGEIRIKPNLYILVWEPSFYEELLTRDYFFLFPPEILKQHTLVFQLYSYFRSRMSRRHTDVMLLSELNQKLARNIEWRRFSMDLIRELKRLSDGKGSEDLFVVNLWGYHLTISAIAEKNKITDYQVDIKCDVEEVLRYSRARTTNAGKRNMAPTLPNPLRNEMVTRQQLDELSQIIDGEFEPIQRKERSPKGNLGRRVKQKKHLVEINADEITITLSKYTSEEALERSIAALAAMTGHSQGSIREECLELIDKLDWLRVGEDPIPYQTLSKMVELYNTQSDNKHLSIERLIAGLAVRRKVCKQVMDGHLDESVFRALDEVAI; from the coding sequence ATGAGCTCAGAAGAAAAAATACTGATCAAAGCCCCACGCAGTCATAAGGATGGACATCTATTTGAAGTCTCCGAAGCAGCCGTAGACTGGATCGAACAATACCAACACTTTAAAGGTGTCACCAAAAGCATCGTTGAATTACTTAACTTGATCTCATTACGCGGGTTTCGCAGTAAAGATGGGTTAGTTTCAACTACCGAACTCATCGAAGCAACTGATGGACAGATTACCCGTGCCGCGATCCAGCAACGTTTACGTGCCGCGGTCAATGTCGGTTTGTTTGATCAAATTCCGGTTAAGTTTGAAGAAGGTTTAGCCGGAAAAACGATGCTGCACAAGTTTGTTAACCCAAATAAGCTCATTTCAGCCTTAGGTGCCACCAGCTTAGTCACCGAAAGTGTCAAACAAACAGAAAAGAAAAAGCGTTCAAAAGCACTTGCGCAGACTCAAGTGAATAAGCGACTGCTTAATGAGTATGGTCTTAACACGCCACCAGCGATGAAAGATGAAGCGGATCAGTTTGTGGTATCGCCGACAAACTGGGCGGGCATTATCGATCAAGCGCTCGCGCCACCAAGAACCCGCAAAAACTATCAAAAATCGATGGTTTCGATCTCTGGTACACGCGCGGTGATCGAGACACGATCTTCAAAAAATATTATGACGGTCGATGATCTGATGACCTTATTTGCGCTGTTTACGTTGACCGTGCAATATCACGATCACCATCAGCATCAATACCAGCTTGATGCGAAGCAGACGCCGAACAAAACGCCACTCTACATCACGGATATCCTCTCTTTGCGTGGCAAAAAAGATAGCGGACCAGCACGCGATTCGATTCGTGACAGTATTGATCGTATCGAATTTACCGATTTTCAGTTGCATGAACTAACAGGTCGCTGGTTAAGCGAAAACATGCCTGAAGGCTTTAAAAGTGATCGCTTCCGTTTCATTGCACGCACCATTACGGCATCGGAAGAGGCTCCTACTGAGGGCGCTGACGGTGAAATTCGTATTAAACCGAACTTGTATATCCTCGTTTGGGAACCGTCGTTCTACGAAGAACTGCTAACTCGAGATTATTTCTTCCTATTTCCGCCAGAAATTTTGAAGCAGCACACTTTGGTATTCCAACTGTACAGCTACTTCCGTAGTCGTATGTCGCGTCGCCATACTGATGTGATGCTACTGAGTGAGCTGAATCAGAAATTGGCGCGTAACATTGAATGGCGCCGATTCTCGATGGATCTGATCCGTGAGCTGAAGCGACTATCCGATGGTAAAGGGTCTGAGGATCTTTTTGTGGTCAATTTGTGGGGTTACCACTTAACGATCTCTGCCATTGCCGAAAAGAACAAGATCACAGACTATCAAGTTGATATTAAATGTGATGTGGAGGAGGTGCTGCGCTACTCACGAGCTCGTACAACTAACGCGGGTAAACGTAATATGGCGCCAACCCTGCCTAACCCATTACGTAACGAGATGGTCACTCGACAGCAATTAGACGAGCTTTCACAAATCATTGATGGCGAATTTGAGCCGATTCAACGCAAAGAACGCTCACCAAAGGGCAATTTGGGTCGTCGTGTTAAGCAGAAAAAGCACTTAGTTGAGATTAATGCTGACGAAATTACCATAACCTTATCTAAATATACCTCTGAGGAGGCGCTAGAACGCAGTATAGCGGCTTTAGCGGCAATGACAGGGCATTCCCAAGGATCTATCCGAGAAGAGTGTCTGGAGTTGATTGACAAGCTTGATTGGCTGAGAGTGGGTGAAGATCCTATTCCTTACCAAACCTTGAGTAAGATGGTTGAACTGTACAATACGCAAAGCGATAACAAACATCTGTCGATTGAACGATTAATCGCGGGCTTAGCGGTAAGACGCAAAGTATGTAAACAGGTGATGGACGGTCACCTTGATGAATCGGTATTCCGTGCTCTTGATGAGGTGGCAATCTAA
- the thiE gene encoding thiamine phosphate synthase: protein MNPYRLYLVTDDQQDLATLLNVVEQAVAGGVTMVQVREKHGDIRAFIERAMAVKQVLQGTGVPLIINDRVDVALAVDADGLHLGQSDLPARIARKLIGPDKILGLSIENEDQLNVADQLPIDYIGLSAIFATPTKTNTQKHWGIAGLEFALRKTRLPIVAIGGINRANIPQLSATGVDGLALVSAISHAEDPKLAAQELLALMQR, encoded by the coding sequence ATGAACCCTTACCGTTTATATTTGGTCACCGATGACCAGCAGGATCTCGCGACTCTACTAAACGTGGTTGAGCAAGCAGTCGCTGGTGGCGTCACTATGGTTCAGGTACGTGAAAAACATGGTGATATACGTGCGTTTATTGAACGCGCCATGGCAGTCAAACAAGTACTGCAAGGTACAGGCGTGCCGCTTATCATCAATGACCGAGTTGATGTCGCTTTAGCCGTTGATGCCGATGGCCTCCATCTAGGGCAAAGCGATCTGCCGGCGAGAATCGCTCGCAAATTGATTGGTCCGGATAAGATCCTCGGTTTGTCGATCGAAAACGAAGATCAGCTCAATGTCGCCGATCAACTGCCCATTGATTACATCGGGCTCAGTGCGATCTTTGCGACGCCAACGAAAACCAATACCCAAAAACATTGGGGCATCGCAGGTTTAGAGTTTGCGCTTCGCAAAACAAGGCTGCCTATCGTGGCAATTGGGGGCATTAATCGCGCTAACATTCCTCAACTTAGCGCAACGGGTGTTGATGGGCTGGCACTGGTTTCTGCCATTAGTCACGCGGAAGACCCAAAGTTAGCCGCTCAGGAACTGTTGGCGTTAATGCAACGATAA